The following coding sequences are from one Rhipicephalus microplus isolate Deutch F79 chromosome 3, USDA_Rmic, whole genome shotgun sequence window:
- the LOC142802885 gene encoding uncharacterized protein LOC142802885 — protein MDTCTVPIYQISVSWRVPLTWRPLCRRLGESSSHPLGGDPLARSLQDGDSSDDDEQLDVGGADDLRGLNGSCPPTHDHDAVQERSGGRHDDGANGDRRCSSSPNNLAAAAAAAAAEMSLHSLQGLSLAAAHPQAAALFPYFYPAASFYHPSMGLPPAAMFLPRGGQPTSSLVGGPHPASLPLLMAASQHFFNDQNHHLGQPQQPQQQQPLAGSGSLIPGDSVGSRFLKQAAGPQQGRFAPYPVPVASSPSSASSSSGPQQHIVAPTPTYPDSVLQEASTTTATRTLYGPPPAGVVLDKCLSSPSSETGGNSSDNSLASSSMVSSELKNMENMVNGLERRQEQLAMLSLSRLSDK, from the exons ATGGATACTTGCACTGTACCTATATACCAGATATCGGTGAGTTGGCGCGTGCCTTTAACGTGGCGCCCTCTGTGCAGAAGGCTGGGCGAGTCGTCGTCGCACCCGCTGGGCGGCGACCCCCTGGCACGGTCGCTGCAGGACGGCGACTCGAGCGACGACGACGAGCAGCTGGACGTCGGGGGCGCAGACGACCTCAGGGGCCTCAACGGTTCCTGTCCGCCGACGCACGACCACGACG CGGTCCAAGAGCGGAGCGGCGGCAGGCACGATGACGGCGCCAACGGCGACCGGAGATGCTCTTCGAGTCCCAACAACCTCGCCGCCGCGGCTGCCGCGGCGGCTGCTGAAATGTCCCTACACAGCCTTCAGGGCCTCAGCCTGGCTGCAGCGCATCCCCAGGCTGCCGCCCTGTTTCCCTACTTCTATCCCGCGGCGTCATTTTACCACCCGTCTATGGGTCTGCCACCAGCAGCCATGTTCCTGCCACGGGGCGGTCAACCAACGTCTTCCCTGGTCGGCGGCCCTCATCCGGCAAGCCTTCCGCTCCTAATGGCCGCCAGCCAGCACTTCTTCAACGACCAGAATCACCACTTGGGACAACCGCAacagccacagcagcagcaaccactTGCGGGCAGTGGTTCTCTCATCCCTGGCGACTCCGTAGGGTCCAGGTTCCTGAAACAGGCCGCAGGTCCCCAGCAGGGCCGCTTCGCCCCGTATCCCGTTCCCGTGGCATCTTCGCCGTCCTCGGCTTCTTCTTCGTCGGGGCCCCAGCAGCACATCGTGGCGCCCACTCCGACGTATCCGGACTCGGTTCTCCAGGAGGCATCCACAACGACGGCGACCAGGACTCTGTACGGCCCTCCTCCCGCAGGTGTTGTGCTGGACAAGTGCCTCAGTTCGCCTTCCTCCGAGACAGGCGGCAACAGCTCGGACAACTCGCTCGCCTCGTCATCCATGGTGTCGAGCGAACTCAAGAACATGGAGAACATGGTGAACGGACTCGAGAGGCGCCAGGAACAGTTGGCCATGCTCTCACTCTCCAGGCTAAGTGACAAGTAG